A portion of the Denticeps clupeoides unplaced genomic scaffold, fDenClu1.1, whole genome shotgun sequence genome contains these proteins:
- the LOC114773119 gene encoding uncharacterized protein LOC114773119 isoform X2, whose product MAAAKEMKPRAVPQGICSSGQGGDTDEMVWVGFLDFLPVIGSVKEAVEWVLALGEGDPMLAAEKQEKMMVALGLQKETSGRSSGRSSGFSSADEGELLHASHACVPLISLTSYIENMASKGKKGSRSQEAGQQQKKMIEIKNMIEEAFRRIDPDYQIDEQLLKDTGVRSRRGEHVINNDVLKFHTKILTERGIQRDVQCPLKRSIQNDIIIALWKLLEPTSQMKSNPLPAVQNWRIQMHRRTEEVNWRDEAGRIITNMNVHQAYVDPFAKVKWTGNSHANLTKCSGHVPRHTWTWLLWEIVSFCLDG is encoded by the exons ATGGCCGCAGCTAAGGAGATGAAGCCACGTGCTGTTCCACAGGGTATCTGCTCATCTGGTCAGGGTGGAGACACTGATGAGATGGTGTGGGTTGGGTTCCTAGACTTTCTTCCTGTCATCGGCTCTGTTAAAGAGGCTGTGGAGTGGGTCCTGGCTCTGGGTGAAGGAGATCCCATGCTTGCTGCTGAGAAGCAGGAGAAGATGATGGTTGCACTGGGGCTGCAAAAGGAGACCAGTGGAAGAAGCTCTGGAAGATCATCTGGGTTCAGCTCAGCCGATGAAGGGGAACTTCTtcatgcatcacatgcat GTGTTCCACTCATCAGCCTGACTTCTTACATCGAGAACATGGCGTCTAAAGGGAAGAAAGGATCCAGGTCTCAAGAAGCCGGTCAACAGCAGAAGAAAATGattgaaattaaaaacatgataGAGGAGGCGTTTCGCCGTATAGATCCAGACTACCAAATTGACGAGCAGCTTCTTAAAGACACTGGTGTACGTTCTCGAAGAGGAGAGCATGTGATCAACAACGATGTTCTTAAATTTCACACCAAAATCCTGACAGAGAGAGGAATCCAGCGTGATGTGCAGTGTCCCCTGAAGAGAAGTATTCAGAATGATATCAT AATCGCTCTGTGGAAGCTGCTGGAACCAACCAGTCAGATGAAATCCAACCCCCTCCCAGCAGTTCAGAACTGGAGGATACAAATGCATAGAAGGACTGAAGAGGTGAACTGGAGAGATGAGGCCGGCCGTATCATTACTAACATGAACGTCCACCAGGCTTATGTGGATCCTTTTGCAAAAGTTAAGTGGACTGGAAATTCACATGCCAACCTGACAAAGTGTAGCGGTCATGTACCAAGACATACGTGGACCTGGTTACTTTGGGAAATTGTCAGTTTCTGTTTAGATGGGTGA
- the LOC114773119 gene encoding uncharacterized protein LOC114773119 isoform X1 yields MAAAKEMKPRAVPQGICSSGQGGDTDEMVWVGFLDFLPVIGSVKEAVEWVLALGEGDPMLAAEKQEKMMVALGLQKETSGRSSGRSSGFSSADEGELLHASHACVPLISLTSYIENMASKGKKGSRSQEAGQQQKKMIEIKNMIEEAFRRIDPDYQIDEQLLKDTGVRSRRGEHVINNDVLKFHTKILTERGIQRDVQCPLKRSIQNDIMYEMVAEFEPYELYINVNAVIYGFYCGVLRIALWKLLEPTSQMKSNPLPAVQNWRIQMHRRTEEVNWRDEAGRIITNMNVHQAYVDPFAKVKWTGNSHANLTKCSGHVPRHTWTWLLWEIVSFCLDG; encoded by the exons ATGGCCGCAGCTAAGGAGATGAAGCCACGTGCTGTTCCACAGGGTATCTGCTCATCTGGTCAGGGTGGAGACACTGATGAGATGGTGTGGGTTGGGTTCCTAGACTTTCTTCCTGTCATCGGCTCTGTTAAAGAGGCTGTGGAGTGGGTCCTGGCTCTGGGTGAAGGAGATCCCATGCTTGCTGCTGAGAAGCAGGAGAAGATGATGGTTGCACTGGGGCTGCAAAAGGAGACCAGTGGAAGAAGCTCTGGAAGATCATCTGGGTTCAGCTCAGCCGATGAAGGGGAACTTCTtcatgcatcacatgcat GTGTTCCACTCATCAGCCTGACTTCTTACATCGAGAACATGGCGTCTAAAGGGAAGAAAGGATCCAGGTCTCAAGAAGCCGGTCAACAGCAGAAGAAAATGattgaaattaaaaacatgataGAGGAGGCGTTTCGCCGTATAGATCCAGACTACCAAATTGACGAGCAGCTTCTTAAAGACACTGGTGTACGTTCTCGAAGAGGAGAGCATGTGATCAACAACGATGTTCTTAAATTTCACACCAAAATCCTGACAGAGAGAGGAATCCAGCGTGATGTGCAGTGTCCCCTGAAGAGAAGTATTCAGAATGATATCATGTATGAGATGGTGGCAGAGTTTGAGCCATACGAGCTGTACATCAATGTGAACGCTGtgatttatggattttattgtGGTGTGTTAAGAATCGCTCTGTGGAAGCTGCTGGAACCAACCAGTCAGATGAAATCCAACCCCCTCCCAGCAGTTCAGAACTGGAGGATACAAATGCATAGAAGGACTGAAGAGGTGAACTGGAGAGATGAGGCCGGCCGTATCATTACTAACATGAACGTCCACCAGGCTTATGTGGATCCTTTTGCAAAAGTTAAGTGGACTGGAAATTCACATGCCAACCTGACAAAGTGTAGCGGTCATGTACCAAGACATACGTGGACCTGGTTACTTTGGGAAATTGTCAGTTTCTGTTTAGATGGGTGA